Genomic window (Arachis hypogaea cultivar Tifrunner chromosome 13, arahy.Tifrunner.gnm2.J5K5, whole genome shotgun sequence):
AATCTTAAATGGTCTGTACTGGATAGGAAGAGAATTCAGAATAAGATGCACCAGAAATGAGCTAGAGATCTAAACCTCTAAAGCTTTCAGTTATGCTGCAATATCTCTCAACCTCATGATGTGTTCACGCACACCTCTTACGCCGGTAAGCCTCATGGATGACAATTGCGCCATTAGGGTGTTTACAAGTGCCTTACTAGAAGATTCAAATTGTTCATCAATAGCCTTCATGTAATCATTGACATTCATGTAATCAGGAATTGAACCTCGGATACTAGCTGAGATACGAGACTTAATGAACAGCATATTTAAACGGTTGGATTTCTCCCAC
Coding sequences:
- the LOC112732854 gene encoding uncharacterized protein, giving the protein MAGAVIISETVSEVHLLSGDNYKEWKDKILFHLGCADLDYALRREEPPAPTDASSKAKVALYEWWEKSNRLNMLFIKSRISASIRGSIPDYMNVNDYMKAIDEQFESSSKALVNTLMAQLSSMRLTGVRGVREHIMRLRDIAA